A single genomic interval of Puntigrus tetrazona isolate hp1 chromosome 1, ASM1883169v1, whole genome shotgun sequence harbors:
- the LOC122351487 gene encoding C-X-C motif chemokine 10-like isoform X1 produces the protein MAFLPRAVLLLMLGAVCIQLNAVVDADGPDRCWCLKSLNKRVPREQIEEFSIFPRRSKCNKVEIILTLKPVNNSTEVVKRCLSPETKQGINLQTCWNKKNVNNTSTFKTSSCFESHH, from the exons ATGGCATTTTTACCCAGAGCCGTTCTCCTGCTGATGCTTGGAGCAGTTTGTATTCAACTGAATGCAG TCGTAGATGCTGATGGACCTGACAGGTGCTGgtgtttaaaaagtttgaataagCGTGTCCCAAGAGAACAAATTGAAGAGTTTTCTATTTTCCCCCGAAGATCAAAGTGTAACAAGGTTGAAATCAT ACTGACACTAAAACCTGTGAATAACTCAACCGAAGTGGTGAAGCGCTGCCTGAGTCCAGAGACAAAACAAGGAATTAACCTGCAGACTTGCTGGAACAA GAAGAACGTCAACAACACCTCCACATTTAAGACATCCAGCTGCTTCGAAAGCCATCACTGA